From Primulina tabacum isolate GXHZ01 chromosome 2, ASM2559414v2, whole genome shotgun sequence, one genomic window encodes:
- the LOC142533092 gene encoding receptor-like serine/threonine-protein kinase SD1-8 isoform X1: MRNTTQRLLVSLVFFPFLTVSLDLITTTRFVTNEQVLGSSTGEFQLGFFTPGRSNNWYIGIWYMNIEVPTFVWVGNRDVPLRNSSGVLKISAGNGDLVLVDDSGQLVWSANYSSGGNTVAELLDTGNLVLRLENDANTENYLWQSFDHPTDTLLPGMKLGWDSKTGLNRYINSWKSADDPSVGDYSFKLDVSGFPEIYLRHKDGVIKYRSGPWNGIGFSGVPEMKPSTVASFLFKMNPDEVYYYFDLYNKSVYSRLTVSSSGILQRFTWIPTSKIWNLFWYAPKDQCDYYKECGAYGICDPNSSPICKCIKGFKPKNPQAWNLRDGSEGCVRFDDLDCKNDGFLTLNNMKLPDSGTAFVDPAMHLDQCQQLCKSNCSCLGYSNFNITNGGSGCAIWPTGLYDMRQYTAAEGGQSFYVRVAAFDSEPVVLAHGNSSDKKGTLKIAGITTGIVILLVALAIFFLWNKGKSKTSQRNSLEHRASTVPRSQDFLMSSPTIPSKRDYSKETAADELELPLFDFETIVAVTKNFSEANKLGQGGFGSVYKGMLVEGQEIAVKRLSKSSGQGTEEFKNEVKLIARLQHRNLVRLLGCCIEMEEKMLIYEYMENRSLDSILFKKNKSSLLDWPRRFNIICGVARGLLYLHQDSRFRIIHRDLKASNILLDKDMNPKISDFGMARIFGGDQTEANTKKIVGTYGYMAPEYAMDGLFSVKSDVFSFGVLVLEIVSGKKNRGFYQTNNHLNLLAYAWGLYKEGRALELIDSDSGKLYSASEAMRCIQVGLLCVQEHAEDRPNMSTVVLMLNSESASMPQPKNPGFCLGRRPVETDSSSSKQYESCTVNQVTVTMVDGR; the protein is encoded by the exons ATGAGAAACACCACTCAGCGCCTCTTGGTTTCATTAGTTTTCTTCCCTTTTCTCACTGTATCACTTGATCTAATAACCACAACCCGATTTGTAACCAATGAACAAGTCTTAGGCTCTTCCACAGGAGAATtccagctgggtttcttcactCCAGGTAGATCCAACAACTGGTACATCGGAATTTGGTATATGAACATTGAAGTGCCAACTTTTGTCTGGGTCGGTAACAGAGATGTACCACTCAGAAATTCATCTGGAGTTTTGAAAATCAGTGCCGGTAATGGAGACCTAGTTCTCGTGGACGATTCGGGGCAGTTGGTGTGGTCAGCGAATTATTCCTCAGGGGGGAACACGGTTGCGGAATTGCTCGATACAGGGAATCTTGTTCTTCGCCTAGAAAATGATGCGAACACTGAAAATTACCTCTGGCAAAGCTTCGATCACCCGACGGACACTTTGCTACCTGGCATGAAACTAGGCTGGGACTCGAAAACGGGCCTGAATCGATACATCAACTCGTGGAAAAGCGCCGATGATCCATCTGTAGGAGACTACAGTTTCAAGCTGGACGTCAGTGGGTTCCCGGAAATATACTTGAGACATAAAGATGGTGTAATCAAGTACCGGAGCGGACCTTGGAATGGGATCGGATTCAGTGGGGTCCCGGAAATGAAACCTAGTACAGTCGCCTCTTTTCTGTTCAAGATGAATCCAGATGAAGTGTACTATTACTTCGACTTATATAACAAATCAGTTTATTCAAGATTGACAGTAAGTTCTTCCGGCATTCTGCAGCGTTTCACCTGGATCCCGACCAGCAAAATCTGGAATTTATTCTGGTACGCTCCTAAGGATCAGTGTGATTACTACAAAGAATGTGGGGCTTACGGAATTTGTGATCCAAATTCTTCGCCTATATGCAAGTGCATTAAAGGGTTCAAGCCTAAAAATCCTCAGGCGTGGAATTTGAGGGACGGGTCCGAAGGATGTGTTCGGTTCGACGATTTGGACTGTAAAAACGATGGATTTTTGACGTTGAACAATATGAAGCTGCCTGATAGCGGGACTGCTTTTGTGGATCCAGCGATGCATTTGGATCAGTGTCAACAATTGTGCAAGAGCAATTGTTCATGTCTGGGTTATTCGAATTTTAACATTACTAACGGTGGCTCCGGCTGCGCCATATGGCCGACGGGCTTGTACGATATGAGACAATACACGGCGGCAGAAGGCGGCCAGAGTTTCTATGTTCGGGTGGCTGCTTTTGACTCAG AGCCAGTCGTATTAGCGCATGGAAACAGCTCGGACAAGAAAGGAACCCTCAAGATTGCTGGCATTACTACCGGCATTGTAATTCTGCTCGTGGCACTTGCCATCTTCTTCTTGTGGAATAAGGGGaaatcaaaaacttcacaaaGGAACAGTTTAGAGCACAGAG CAAGTACAGTTCCTAGAAGTCAAGATTTTCTCATGAGTTCACCAACTATACCTAGCAAAAGGGATTACTCGAAAGAAACTGCAGCAGATGAGCTAGAATTGCCGTTATTTGACTTCGAAACAATCGTTGCCGTGACAAAAAATTTTTCTGAGGCGAATAAACTGGGCCAAGGCGGTTTTGGTAGCGTCTACAAG GGTATGCTGGTGGAAGGTCAGGAAATTGCAGTGAAGAGGCTCTCCAAAAGTTCTGGCCAAGGAACAGAGGAGTTCAAGAATGAGGTTAAGTTGATTGCTAGACTCCAACATAGAAATCTTGTTCGTTTACTCGGTTGCTGTATCGAAATGGAGGAGAAGATGTTGATTTACGAGTACATGGAAAACAGAAGCCTTGATTCCATTCTATTCA agaaaaataaaagttcatTACTTGACTGGCCAAGGAGGTTCAACATCATATGTGGGGTTGCACGAGGGCTTCTCTATCTCCACCAAGATTCAagatttcgaatcatccacaGAGATCTCAAAGCAAGCAACATTCTCCTAGATAAAGACATGAATCCGAAAATATCAGATTTCGGAATGGCAAGAATCTTCGGAGGGGATCAGACCGAAGcaaacacaaaaaaaattgtAGGAACATA TGGCTACATGGCCCCTGAATACGCGATGGACGGCCTCTTCTCTGTGAAATCTGATGTTTTCAGCTTCGGGGTTCTAGTCTTAGAGATCGTGAGCGGGAAGAAGAACCGAGGATTCTATCAAACAAATAACCACCTAAATCTTCTGGCCTAT GCATGGGGATTATACAAGGAAGGAAGAGCTTTGGAGCTAATAGACTCAGATTCTGGTAAATTATATTCAGCAAGTGAAGCAATGAGATGCATACAGGTAGGATTGTTGTGTGTACAAGAACACGCAGAGGACAGACCGAACATGTCGACTGTTGTTTTGATGTTGAACAGTGAATCTGCATCAATGCCACAGCCTAAGAATCCCGGGTTTTGCCTCGGAAGACGGCCAGTTGAAACAGATTCATCTTCGAGTAAACAATATGAATCATGCACGGTAAACCAAGTAACTGTTACAATGGTAGATGGTCGATAG
- the LOC142533092 gene encoding receptor-like serine/threonine-protein kinase SD1-8 isoform X2, translating to MRNTTQRLLVSLVFFPFLTVSLDLITTTRFVTNEQVLGSSTGEFQLGFFTPGRSNNWYIGIWYMNIEVPTFVWVGNRDVPLRNSSGVLKISAGNGDLVLVDDSGQLVWSANYSSGGNTVAELLDTGNLVLRLENDANTENYLWQSFDHPTDTLLPGMKLGWDSKTGLNRYINSWKSADDPSVGDYSFKLDVSGFPEIYLRHKDGVIKYRSGPWNGIGFSGVPEMKPSTVASFLFKMNPDEVYYYFDLYNKSVYSRLTVSSSGILQRFTWIPTSKIWNLFWYAPKDQCDYYKECGAYGICDPNSSPICKCIKGFKPKNPQAWNLRDGSEGCVRFDDLDCKNDGFLTLNNMKLPDSGTAFVDPAMHLDQCQQLCKSNCSCLGYSNFNITNGGSGCAIWPTGLYDMRQYTAAEGGQSFYVRVAAFDSEPVVLAHGNSSDKKGTLKIAGITTGIVILLVALAIFFLWNKGKSKTSQRNSLEHRVPRSQDFLMSSPTIPSKRDYSKETAADELELPLFDFETIVAVTKNFSEANKLGQGGFGSVYKGMLVEGQEIAVKRLSKSSGQGTEEFKNEVKLIARLQHRNLVRLLGCCIEMEEKMLIYEYMENRSLDSILFKKNKSSLLDWPRRFNIICGVARGLLYLHQDSRFRIIHRDLKASNILLDKDMNPKISDFGMARIFGGDQTEANTKKIVGTYGYMAPEYAMDGLFSVKSDVFSFGVLVLEIVSGKKNRGFYQTNNHLNLLAYAWGLYKEGRALELIDSDSGKLYSASEAMRCIQVGLLCVQEHAEDRPNMSTVVLMLNSESASMPQPKNPGFCLGRRPVETDSSSSKQYESCTVNQVTVTMVDGR from the exons ATGAGAAACACCACTCAGCGCCTCTTGGTTTCATTAGTTTTCTTCCCTTTTCTCACTGTATCACTTGATCTAATAACCACAACCCGATTTGTAACCAATGAACAAGTCTTAGGCTCTTCCACAGGAGAATtccagctgggtttcttcactCCAGGTAGATCCAACAACTGGTACATCGGAATTTGGTATATGAACATTGAAGTGCCAACTTTTGTCTGGGTCGGTAACAGAGATGTACCACTCAGAAATTCATCTGGAGTTTTGAAAATCAGTGCCGGTAATGGAGACCTAGTTCTCGTGGACGATTCGGGGCAGTTGGTGTGGTCAGCGAATTATTCCTCAGGGGGGAACACGGTTGCGGAATTGCTCGATACAGGGAATCTTGTTCTTCGCCTAGAAAATGATGCGAACACTGAAAATTACCTCTGGCAAAGCTTCGATCACCCGACGGACACTTTGCTACCTGGCATGAAACTAGGCTGGGACTCGAAAACGGGCCTGAATCGATACATCAACTCGTGGAAAAGCGCCGATGATCCATCTGTAGGAGACTACAGTTTCAAGCTGGACGTCAGTGGGTTCCCGGAAATATACTTGAGACATAAAGATGGTGTAATCAAGTACCGGAGCGGACCTTGGAATGGGATCGGATTCAGTGGGGTCCCGGAAATGAAACCTAGTACAGTCGCCTCTTTTCTGTTCAAGATGAATCCAGATGAAGTGTACTATTACTTCGACTTATATAACAAATCAGTTTATTCAAGATTGACAGTAAGTTCTTCCGGCATTCTGCAGCGTTTCACCTGGATCCCGACCAGCAAAATCTGGAATTTATTCTGGTACGCTCCTAAGGATCAGTGTGATTACTACAAAGAATGTGGGGCTTACGGAATTTGTGATCCAAATTCTTCGCCTATATGCAAGTGCATTAAAGGGTTCAAGCCTAAAAATCCTCAGGCGTGGAATTTGAGGGACGGGTCCGAAGGATGTGTTCGGTTCGACGATTTGGACTGTAAAAACGATGGATTTTTGACGTTGAACAATATGAAGCTGCCTGATAGCGGGACTGCTTTTGTGGATCCAGCGATGCATTTGGATCAGTGTCAACAATTGTGCAAGAGCAATTGTTCATGTCTGGGTTATTCGAATTTTAACATTACTAACGGTGGCTCCGGCTGCGCCATATGGCCGACGGGCTTGTACGATATGAGACAATACACGGCGGCAGAAGGCGGCCAGAGTTTCTATGTTCGGGTGGCTGCTTTTGACTCAG AGCCAGTCGTATTAGCGCATGGAAACAGCTCGGACAAGAAAGGAACCCTCAAGATTGCTGGCATTACTACCGGCATTGTAATTCTGCTCGTGGCACTTGCCATCTTCTTCTTGTGGAATAAGGGGaaatcaaaaacttcacaaaGGAACAGTTTAGAGCACAGAG TTCCTAGAAGTCAAGATTTTCTCATGAGTTCACCAACTATACCTAGCAAAAGGGATTACTCGAAAGAAACTGCAGCAGATGAGCTAGAATTGCCGTTATTTGACTTCGAAACAATCGTTGCCGTGACAAAAAATTTTTCTGAGGCGAATAAACTGGGCCAAGGCGGTTTTGGTAGCGTCTACAAG GGTATGCTGGTGGAAGGTCAGGAAATTGCAGTGAAGAGGCTCTCCAAAAGTTCTGGCCAAGGAACAGAGGAGTTCAAGAATGAGGTTAAGTTGATTGCTAGACTCCAACATAGAAATCTTGTTCGTTTACTCGGTTGCTGTATCGAAATGGAGGAGAAGATGTTGATTTACGAGTACATGGAAAACAGAAGCCTTGATTCCATTCTATTCA agaaaaataaaagttcatTACTTGACTGGCCAAGGAGGTTCAACATCATATGTGGGGTTGCACGAGGGCTTCTCTATCTCCACCAAGATTCAagatttcgaatcatccacaGAGATCTCAAAGCAAGCAACATTCTCCTAGATAAAGACATGAATCCGAAAATATCAGATTTCGGAATGGCAAGAATCTTCGGAGGGGATCAGACCGAAGcaaacacaaaaaaaattgtAGGAACATA TGGCTACATGGCCCCTGAATACGCGATGGACGGCCTCTTCTCTGTGAAATCTGATGTTTTCAGCTTCGGGGTTCTAGTCTTAGAGATCGTGAGCGGGAAGAAGAACCGAGGATTCTATCAAACAAATAACCACCTAAATCTTCTGGCCTAT GCATGGGGATTATACAAGGAAGGAAGAGCTTTGGAGCTAATAGACTCAGATTCTGGTAAATTATATTCAGCAAGTGAAGCAATGAGATGCATACAGGTAGGATTGTTGTGTGTACAAGAACACGCAGAGGACAGACCGAACATGTCGACTGTTGTTTTGATGTTGAACAGTGAATCTGCATCAATGCCACAGCCTAAGAATCCCGGGTTTTGCCTCGGAAGACGGCCAGTTGAAACAGATTCATCTTCGAGTAAACAATATGAATCATGCACGGTAAACCAAGTAACTGTTACAATGGTAGATGGTCGATAG
- the LOC142537786 gene encoding uncharacterized protein LOC142537786, which translates to MSFSIYRDLELGEVKPTTITLQLADRSLTYPRGIVEDVLVKVDKFIFLADFVILDMEEDQDAPLIFGRLFLATGRALIDVHKSELTLRVGGEAVIFNIYHAMKGSNEVSTCKSIDIIDSCMSLECAGTRDPMESCLISAAGTVDKDNWK; encoded by the coding sequence AtgtcattttctatttacaggGATCTGGAGCTTGGAGAAGTCAAACCTACCACTATCACCTTACAACTTGCAGACAGAAGTCTCACGTATCCACGTGGGATCGTCGAAGATGTACTGGTAAAAgtggataaatttatttttcttgctGACTTTGTGATTTTAGATATGGAAGAAGATCAAGATGCTCCATTAATCTTTGGGAGACTGTTTCTGGCAACTGGAAGGGCATTGATAGATGTGCACAAGAGTGAACTCACCCTGAGAGTTGGCGGAGAAGCAGTCATTTTTAACATCTATCACGCCATGAAGGGATCGAATGAGGTAAGCACTTGTAAGAGCATTGATATTATAGACTCATGTATGTCTCTTGAATGTGCAGGAACTAGGGATCCCATGGAGAGCTGTTTGATAAGTGCCGCAGGAACTGTTGATAAAGACAATTGGAAGTGA
- the LOC142533092 gene encoding receptor-like serine/threonine-protein kinase SD1-7 isoform X3 translates to MAPEYAMDGLFSVKSDVFSFGVLVLEIVSGKKNRGFYQTNNHLNLLAYAWGLYKEGRALELIDSDSGKLYSASEAMRCIQVGLLCVQEHAEDRPNMSTVVLMLNSESASMPQPKNPGFCLGRRPVETDSSSSKQYESCTVNQVTVTMVDGR, encoded by the exons ATGGCCCCTGAATACGCGATGGACGGCCTCTTCTCTGTGAAATCTGATGTTTTCAGCTTCGGGGTTCTAGTCTTAGAGATCGTGAGCGGGAAGAAGAACCGAGGATTCTATCAAACAAATAACCACCTAAATCTTCTGGCCTAT GCATGGGGATTATACAAGGAAGGAAGAGCTTTGGAGCTAATAGACTCAGATTCTGGTAAATTATATTCAGCAAGTGAAGCAATGAGATGCATACAGGTAGGATTGTTGTGTGTACAAGAACACGCAGAGGACAGACCGAACATGTCGACTGTTGTTTTGATGTTGAACAGTGAATCTGCATCAATGCCACAGCCTAAGAATCCCGGGTTTTGCCTCGGAAGACGGCCAGTTGAAACAGATTCATCTTCGAGTAAACAATATGAATCATGCACGGTAAACCAAGTAACTGTTACAATGGTAGATGGTCGATAG